One window of Bactrocera tryoni isolate S06 chromosome 2, CSIRO_BtryS06_freeze2, whole genome shotgun sequence genomic DNA carries:
- the LOC120768678 gene encoding 52 kDa repressor of the inhibitor of the protein kinase-like — protein sequence MRKDSEQSFKLIFESIKTIAAELDLEIKIPRLAKRQTNRDNYEGEPEEYYRRSIYIPFLDNFLDQINERILKHRELLSKIENILPNNCVNLDVIEMQETVRVLEKQWSADVEDPDDFVAEFRMWKRSWLNQSKRSKT from the exons atgcgcaaggattctgaacaatcgtttaaactaatttttgaatcaattaaaacaatagccgcagaattagatttagaaatcaaaattccgcgtttggcgaaacggcaaactaatcgcgacaattatgaaggcgaaccggaagaatattaccgcagatcaatttatataccgtttttagataattttttggaccaaatcaatgaacgaattttaaaacatcgagagctgctttccaaaattgaaaacattttgccaaataatTGCGTAAATCTGGACGTTATTGAGATGCAGGAGACTGTTCgtgttttagaaaagcaatggtccgctgatgtagaagatcccgatgatttcgttgctgaatttagaatgtggaaaag GAGCTGGTTAAATCAAtcaaagagatccaaaact